From Bacteroidia bacterium:
ATTTTAAGTTCGGCGTTGATACCCATCTGGGCCAAGCTATCTTTAATATGATTGGCTTGCCATAAAGCTAATTCGCTACCCCGGGTTCCAATTACGATTGGGTTTTTCATGAGGCGGCAAAGATACCTTTTCATTCCAATAACAAACCGGGCTTTTCTGTATTTTTGCAGCATAATGGAAGTAGAAACCCAGAAAGTAGATATTCGATCCTTAAGCCTGCCCGAATTAGAAGAGGCTTTTATGAAGGCCGGACAACCCAAATTTCGGGGTAAACAGGTGTATGAATGGCTTTGGAATAAAAGTGCCAAATCATTTGCAGAAATGACCAATTTATCGAAAGATTTACGAAATTGGCTTGATCAGCAATTCTGCATCAATGCGGTAAGCATAGCCCATCAGCAACAAAGTACAGATGGCACTATTAAATCCGGATTCAAGTTATTTGACAACAAGGTGGTGGAAGGCGTATTAATTCCTACACCCGACCGGATGACAGCCTGCATTTCCAGTCAGGTTGGATGCAGTTTAACCTGCAAATTTTGTGCAACAGGCAAGTTGCCTCGATTAAGGAATTTAGAGGCAGCAGAAATTTATGACCAGGTAGTTGAGATTAAAAAACAGGCTGAAACCATACACAAAATCCCCTTGACCAATATTGTTTATATGGGAATGGGTGAACCCTTACTCAATTATGCCAATGTACTTGAAAGCATCCAAAAAATCACTTCCCCCGAAGGATTGGGTATGGCTTCTAAGCGCATTACCGTTTCCACTGCAGGAATTGCTAAGATGATTAAGAAGCTGGGTGATGATGGTGTTAAATTCAATTTGGCTTTATCCTTGCATGCCGCCAACGATGAAAAGCGAAGCAAGATTATGCCTAT
This genomic window contains:
- the rlmN gene encoding 23S rRNA (adenine(2503)-C(2))-methyltransferase RlmN, translating into MEVETQKVDIRSLSLPELEEAFMKAGQPKFRGKQVYEWLWNKSAKSFAEMTNLSKDLRNWLDQQFCINAVSIAHQQQSTDGTIKSGFKLFDNKVVEGVLIPTPDRMTACISSQVGCSLTCKFCATGKLPRLRNLEAAEIYDQVVEIKKQAETIHKIPLTNIVYMGMGEPLLNYANVLESIQKITSPEGLGMASKRITVSTAGIAKMIKKLGDDGVKFNLALSLHAANDEKRSKIMPINESNSLDNLVEALQYFIRKTGTKPTLEYIIFKDFNDSLQDASELAAFNKKVPSKINIIEYNPIGDGEFQKAEESKTDAFCKFLENKGIVVNVRRSRGKDIDAACGQLANKIKE